One segment of Candidatus Nitrospira nitrosa DNA contains the following:
- a CDS encoding tetratricopeptide repeat protein — protein MMTRRLSSCVVLCLSLSVLESAGAGEQAANRVPLFENLGTLHHPITTHSKDAQRYFDQGLRLVYGFNHEEAIRAFEQAAKLDPSAAMAYWGIALALGPNINAAMDKTDERRAWEALQKARSYSAHVTLAEQAYITAIGKRYTLKGPTRAILDKAYADAMRVLWKQFPEDPDAGVLFAEALMDLHPWDFWTVHGKPKSGTEELVTTLETVLARVPNHPGACHYYIHAMEASLTPERALGCAERLPALMPGAGHLVHMPAHIHMRLGRYHEAVEDNAQAAEIDRRDLAGRSSRGDEADGYYRHNLHFLWASLIMEGRSVEAMKVARQLMGTIRETEVRQDVSKDLYRPVPLWSMIRFGQWDALLQELPPPNTFRLKQAIWRLGRGMALMASGRGPGAEGEHVALAALAKRFARHQTSEERTERALIQIAERLLAGEIAVHHKHYDAAITALREAIKLEDALPYSEPSFWPLPVRHYLGVVLQKAGRAQEAESVYRADLIKNPHNGWAEYGLMQSLRAQRKDREANEVEQQWKRAWAYADVNLVASRF, from the coding sequence ATGATGACTCGTCGACTCTCCTCCTGTGTCGTACTCTGTCTTAGTCTATCTGTCCTAGAGTCCGCGGGAGCAGGTGAACAAGCTGCGAATCGAGTCCCTCTCTTCGAGAATCTCGGGACTCTGCACCACCCAATCACCACCCATTCTAAGGATGCACAACGATACTTTGACCAAGGGTTGCGGCTCGTCTACGGTTTTAACCATGAGGAGGCAATCCGGGCGTTTGAGCAAGCAGCGAAACTTGATCCTTCTGCCGCGATGGCCTACTGGGGCATCGCACTTGCGCTCGGGCCAAATATCAACGCAGCCATGGACAAGACAGATGAGCGCCGGGCTTGGGAGGCTCTGCAGAAAGCCCGATCCTACAGTGCCCATGTGACCCTCGCCGAACAGGCCTATATCACTGCCATCGGCAAGCGCTACACCCTGAAGGGACCCACACGAGCGATACTGGACAAGGCTTATGCGGATGCGATGCGAGTCCTCTGGAAACAATTTCCGGAGGATCCCGATGCCGGAGTCTTGTTTGCCGAAGCCCTCATGGATCTCCATCCCTGGGATTTCTGGACCGTCCATGGAAAGCCGAAGTCCGGGACAGAGGAACTTGTCACAACGCTGGAGACGGTTCTTGCGCGTGTACCGAATCACCCTGGAGCCTGTCACTACTATATCCATGCCATGGAAGCGTCATTGACTCCAGAACGAGCCTTGGGTTGCGCAGAACGCCTACCAGCGTTGATGCCAGGGGCCGGACATCTCGTTCATATGCCGGCGCATATCCATATGCGACTCGGTCGTTATCATGAAGCCGTGGAAGACAATGCACAGGCTGCTGAAATCGACCGACGCGACTTGGCTGGGAGATCATCTCGTGGGGATGAGGCTGATGGCTATTACCGGCACAACCTCCATTTTCTCTGGGCGTCGTTGATCATGGAGGGGCGAAGCGTCGAAGCCATGAAGGTTGCACGACAATTAATGGGGACGATCAGGGAAACGGAAGTACGGCAAGATGTATCCAAGGACTTGTACCGGCCTGTGCCACTGTGGTCGATGATCCGGTTTGGACAGTGGGACGCGCTGCTCCAAGAATTGCCTCCACCGAACACGTTCCGACTCAAACAAGCCATCTGGCGATTGGGAAGGGGAATGGCGTTGATGGCATCCGGCAGGGGGCCTGGAGCCGAAGGAGAGCATGTCGCATTGGCGGCGTTGGCAAAACGATTCGCGCGACACCAGACAAGCGAGGAGCGAACCGAGCGGGCGCTCATTCAGATTGCCGAGCGACTGCTTGCCGGAGAAATTGCCGTTCATCACAAGCACTATGATGCGGCAATCACAGCCCTTCGGGAGGCCATCAAATTGGAGGACGCCCTACCGTATTCGGAGCCATCGTTCTGGCCCCTTCCAGTTAGGCACTATTTGGGTGTCGTTCTGCAGAAGGCTGGCAGAGCTCAGGAGGCGGAATCGGTCTATCGAGCCGATCTGATCAAGAATCCACACAATGGATGGGCTGAGTACGGGCTGATGCAGAGCCTTCGCGCTCAACGCAAGGATCGCGAGGCGAACGAGGTGGAGCAGCAATGGAAGCGGGCATGGGCATATGCCGATGTGAACCTGGTTGCCTCTCGTTTTTGA
- the msrA gene encoding peptide-methionine (S)-S-oxide reductase MsrA, with amino-acid sequence MTTQRRFIALAIGIIVCTLLAQVPLAEAPGASPSAKAYFAGGCFWCMEEAFEKVEGVVSVVSGYMGGTAANPTYEEVSAGRTGHAESVEVIYDPTKVTYQKLLDAFWHNVDPLTPNAQFCDHGTQYRSAVFYSNEEEKRQAEESKSAIEQARKFPAPIVTQLVPAATFYSAEDYHQDYYKKNPLRYKYYKYGCGRANRLEALWGKP; translated from the coding sequence ATGACAACTCAACGGCGGTTCATAGCTCTGGCCATCGGAATTATCGTATGCACGCTTCTCGCACAGGTCCCACTTGCGGAAGCGCCAGGCGCATCTCCAAGCGCCAAGGCATATTTTGCCGGTGGCTGTTTCTGGTGCATGGAAGAAGCGTTTGAAAAGGTGGAGGGTGTCGTCAGTGTTGTCTCAGGGTATATGGGGGGTACTGCGGCCAATCCGACCTATGAGGAGGTGTCTGCCGGACGGACGGGCCATGCGGAATCTGTTGAAGTTATCTATGACCCAACAAAGGTCACCTACCAGAAGCTCCTCGATGCCTTCTGGCACAATGTGGACCCGCTTACGCCCAACGCGCAGTTTTGCGATCACGGGACTCAGTACCGATCTGCCGTGTTCTATTCAAACGAGGAGGAAAAGCGACAAGCGGAAGAATCGAAATCCGCAATCGAGCAAGCCAGGAAATTTCCTGCGCCAATCGTGACCCAGCTCGTCCCTGCGGCGACCTTCTATTCAGCCGAAGACTATCACCAGGATTACTACAAGAAGAATCCGCTGCGCTATAAGTACTACAAATATGGCTGCGGAAGAGCCAACCGGTTGGAAGCCCTGTGGGGGAAGCCGTAG
- the leuD gene encoding 3-isopropylmalate dehydratase small subunit, with product MEPFTTLTGLVAPLDQINVDTDQIIPKQFLKTIKRTGLREGLFFDWRKTKDGSPDPDFFLNQPRYQGASILLTRDNFGCGSSREHAPWALLDQGFRCVIAPSFADIFYNNCFQNGILPVVLKADEVLALMKHAVETEGYRLTVDLANQTVTTPEKTVYRFEIDPFRKDCLYRGLDSIGLTLQHEQSISAYETRRKTEAPWLFGDLHA from the coding sequence ATGGAACCGTTTACCACTCTCACTGGTCTCGTGGCCCCATTGGATCAAATCAATGTGGACACCGACCAAATTATTCCGAAGCAATTTTTAAAGACGATCAAACGGACCGGGCTCCGCGAAGGTCTCTTTTTCGACTGGAGAAAGACAAAGGATGGATCCCCTGATCCTGACTTTTTCTTGAATCAGCCTCGCTATCAAGGGGCATCGATCTTATTGACGCGCGATAATTTTGGATGCGGCTCATCTCGAGAACATGCCCCCTGGGCCCTGTTGGACCAAGGGTTCCGTTGCGTCATCGCCCCAAGTTTTGCCGACATTTTTTACAACAACTGTTTTCAAAACGGCATTCTTCCCGTGGTGCTGAAAGCAGACGAAGTATTGGCGCTCATGAAGCATGCCGTTGAGACCGAGGGATACCGGCTTACAGTCGATCTCGCCAACCAGACGGTGACGACGCCGGAGAAAACAGTCTATCGGTTTGAGATCGATCCCTTCCGCAAGGATTGTCTCTACCGGGGTCTTGATTCGATCGGCTTGACGCTCCAACACGAGCAGTCCATCTCAGCCTACGAGACTCGTCGAAAGACTGAGGCCCCCTGGCTCTTCGGCGACCTTCACGCGTAA
- a CDS encoding PEP-CTERM sorting domain-containing protein encodes MKLQFLLPAVLNVVFVAAAVASPVTLTPVSDGSLYTCDGCNTVSDGDYVGASGYIQGAIKFSTSAIPSVVTNAMLSVNPYGLPIWDSTIDIYGYGTSIAPLDITDANAGSFLGTLTLPPGLDFGQDAFFDVTSFVANTHAPYLAFNLRADEGGGVLFSSMEFNYGHPSQLIVTAVPEPSTSALLVMGVLSLGISRMVKRLFAHSV; translated from the coding sequence ATGAAACTTCAATTCTTGCTCCCAGCTGTTCTTAATGTCGTCTTTGTCGCGGCAGCCGTCGCTTCGCCGGTCACCCTTACTCCAGTCAGCGACGGATCCCTCTATACCTGTGATGGCTGCAATACGGTTTCCGATGGTGACTATGTTGGGGCCAGCGGTTATATACAGGGCGCAATAAAGTTTTCTACATCGGCAATCCCCAGTGTGGTGACGAATGCAATGCTTTCAGTGAATCCATACGGCTTGCCTATTTGGGATTCGACGATAGACATTTACGGATATGGAACATCAATTGCTCCGCTTGATATCACAGATGCTAATGCCGGGTCCTTTCTTGGCACCCTCACGCTTCCTCCAGGATTGGACTTTGGACAAGACGCATTCTTTGATGTCACATCGTTTGTGGCTAATACCCACGCGCCGTATCTTGCGTTCAACCTGCGAGCAGACGAGGGTGGTGGAGTGCTCTTCAGTTCCATGGAGTTTAATTATGGTCATCCGTCGCAGCTTATCGTGACAGCAGTTCCTGAGCCATCCACGAGTGCGCTTCTTGTCATGGGTGTGTTGAGTCTAGGAATAAGTCGTATGGTCAAGCGACTATTTGCACATTCCGTGTAG
- a CDS encoding LEA type 2 family protein codes for MRLHRAASFLFAMAFLLAGCASWFLKGEAPEVLVTNVTPLDATIFEQRLRVDLRVRNPNDFDYHLTGIDFTLNLNGNRLARGLGGKELTIPRLGDAVMTIETTTSTLDIVRQLFQFSQKQELMYDIKGVLHSSEGRLPFTNAGTLVEPGMFSGSPTDSSTSPK; via the coding sequence ATGCGACTTCACCGAGCAGCCTCGTTCCTTTTCGCCATGGCTTTCCTGCTGGCTGGCTGCGCCTCCTGGTTCCTAAAAGGTGAAGCACCCGAGGTGCTCGTCACCAACGTCACCCCGTTGGACGCGACGATCTTCGAACAACGCCTCCGTGTCGATCTCCGGGTCCGCAATCCCAACGATTTTGATTATCACCTGACAGGCATCGATTTTACGTTGAATCTGAACGGGAACCGTCTGGCCCGTGGCCTTGGGGGCAAGGAGCTCACCATTCCCCGGTTGGGTGATGCCGTAATGACTATCGAGACCACGACGTCCACGCTCGACATCGTGCGCCAACTGTTTCAATTCTCTCAGAAACAGGAACTGATGTACGACATCAAGGGTGTGCTACATAGCTCGGAAGGACGATTGCCGTTCACCAATGCCGGCACGCTTGTTGAGCCGGGCATGTTCTCCGGCTCGCCAACAGATTCTTCTACAAGTCCGAAATAG
- the corA gene encoding magnesium/cobalt transporter CorA has protein sequence MKLVQKRSKKTGLSPGTLIHIGETRTNSVTVTRFNYAGTHCDEQVVTDMETLRPPADETVTWVNVGGVHKVEVLEGFGKHFGLHPLLLEDIANTDQRPKLDDYETYLFLVMKMLMTSDRGDILVEQVSFVLGRNYVLSFQENGTDVFGAVRDRLKGGKGRLRQNGSDYLMYALIDAVVDQYFTVLEMLGERIESLQERVIADPKPETLQDIHALKRQLLFVRRAVWPLREAMNNLSRSECPFLHEPMKLFFRDVYDHVVQIVDTIETLREMVSASLDIYLSSVSYRLNAVMRVLTVITTIFMPLSFIAGIYGMNFEHMPELKWAWGYPMALGIMGIVAAIMLIGFRLKKWL, from the coding sequence ATGAAGTTAGTCCAGAAGCGTTCGAAGAAGACCGGCCTGTCTCCCGGGACTCTAATCCACATTGGTGAGACACGTACGAACTCCGTGACCGTGACTCGCTTCAACTATGCCGGTACGCACTGCGACGAGCAGGTTGTGACGGACATGGAGACCCTTCGCCCACCAGCGGATGAGACGGTGACCTGGGTCAATGTCGGTGGTGTCCACAAGGTTGAGGTGCTGGAAGGATTCGGCAAACACTTCGGCCTCCATCCGCTTCTGCTGGAAGATATTGCCAACACCGATCAGCGTCCCAAGCTGGATGACTACGAGACATACTTGTTTCTTGTGATGAAGATGCTGATGACCTCCGACCGAGGAGATATTCTGGTTGAACAGGTTAGTTTTGTTCTCGGACGGAACTATGTGCTCTCGTTTCAGGAGAACGGGACGGATGTGTTTGGCGCCGTTCGGGATCGCCTCAAAGGCGGCAAGGGCCGACTGCGTCAAAATGGCTCGGACTATCTTATGTACGCGTTGATCGATGCCGTGGTGGACCAGTATTTTACCGTGCTCGAAATGCTCGGCGAACGCATTGAATCGCTTCAGGAACGGGTGATCGCCGATCCGAAGCCTGAGACACTACAAGACATCCATGCGCTGAAACGGCAACTGCTCTTTGTGCGTCGGGCTGTGTGGCCGTTACGGGAAGCGATGAACAATCTCTCGCGTTCGGAATGCCCGTTCCTGCATGAGCCGATGAAACTCTTTTTCCGGGATGTCTATGACCATGTGGTGCAGATTGTGGACACGATTGAGACCCTACGTGAAATGGTTTCAGCCAGCCTCGATATCTATTTATCCAGCGTAAGCTATCGCCTGAATGCCGTCATGCGGGTCCTGACGGTGATCACGACGATTTTCATGCCGCTCAGTTTCATCGCCGGCATCTATGGGATGAATTTCGAACATATGCCCGAGTTGAAGTGGGCATGGGGCTATCCCATGGCGCTCGGCATCATGGGCATCGTCGCCGCGATCATGCTGATCGGGTTCCGTTTGAAAAAGTGGCTGTAA
- a CDS encoding IS3 family transposase (programmed frameshift), with protein sequence MKRTRRNHGATFKAQVALAAVKGDKTLAELAEQFSVHPTQITEWKQQLLARASDVFGGTKPSAEAPDLKTLHAKIGQLTLENDFLGRRAHQGRLAERKAMIDRTHPLPVVRQCQLLQLARSTAYYQLTPTSETTLALMRRIDELHLNYPFAGARMLRDLLQQEGHAIGRRQVVTLMRRMGIEALYRKPHLSRRHPAHTIYPYLLRDLTICRPNHVWAADITYIPMRRGFVYLFAILDWASRRVLAWRLSNTLTTDFCLDAVREAITQHGCPEIFNTDQGCQFTSQEFTGLLKDHGIQISMDGKGCWRDNVFVERLWRSLKYEEVYLHAYDTVSTAYQGLERYLLFYNQTRPHQALDGQTPDQVYYDNLTTRRTAA encoded by the exons ATGAAACGCACGAGACGGAATCACGGAGCCACCTTTAAAGCACAGGTGGCGTTGGCCGCGGTCAAAGGGGATAAGACCCTGGCCGAATTGGCCGAGCAATTCAGCGTCCACCCCACCCAGATCACAGAATGGAAACAGCAGTTGCTGGCGCGAGCCTCGGACGTATTTGGTGGGACGAAACCATCAGCGGAGGCTCCGGATCTCAAGACCCTGCACGCGAAGATCGGGCAACTGACCTTGGAGAATGATTTTTTAG GAAGGCGCGCTCACCAAGGCCGGCTTGCTGAGCGCAAAGCGATGATCGATCGCACGCATCCCTTGCCGGTTGTGCGGCAATGCCAACTCCTGCAGCTGGCCCGCTCGACCGCCTATTACCAGCTGACGCCGACCTCCGAGACGACGCTGGCGTTGATGCGGCGGATTGACGAGCTGCATCTGAACTATCCCTTTGCCGGGGCTCGGATGCTGCGCGATCTGTTACAGCAGGAGGGCCATGCCATTGGGCGACGCCAGGTGGTCACCCTCATGCGCAGGATGGGGATTGAGGCGCTGTATCGGAAACCGCATCTGAGTCGGCGGCATCCGGCCCACACCATCTACCCGTATCTCCTCCGTGATCTCACGATCTGTCGTCCCAATCATGTCTGGGCGGCCGATATCACCTATATTCCGATGCGACGCGGCTTCGTGTATCTCTTCGCTATCTTGGACTGGGCCAGTCGCCGAGTGTTGGCTTGGCGGCTCTCCAATACGTTGACCACGGACTTCTGTCTCGACGCCGTGCGAGAGGCGATCACGCAGCATGGCTGCCCCGAGATCTTCAACACGGATCAAGGGTGCCAGTTCACCAGCCAGGAGTTCACGGGACTCTTGAAAGACCACGGCATTCAGATCAGCATGGACGGCAAAGGCTGCTGGCGGGATAACGTCTTCGTGGAACGGTTGTGGAGAAGCCTGAAATATGAGGAGGTCTATTTGCACGCGTATGACACGGTCAGCACTGCCTATCAGGGGCTGGAGCGCTATCTGCTGTTCTACAACCAGACCCGACCGCATCAGGCGCTTGATGGCCAGACGCCCGACCAGGTCTATTATGACAATCTGACCACACGACGGACTGCCGCGTAG
- a CDS encoding SLOG cluster 4 domain-containing protein, whose protein sequence is MRFIVGVMGPAKAPKKDLDNARILGEFIARRGWVVLTGGKDVGVMEAACEGAKRVGGSLTIGILPTAKDKVSRHVDVSIITEMGSGRNNINVLTSHVVVVCGLSGSGTVSEVALAVKAGKPVILVAASDADVTFFRKLDKRLVNAAATPEEAIELIMKLMDKRQRRAHRTAQDTYGYLPV, encoded by the coding sequence ATGCGATTTATCGTTGGAGTAATGGGACCAGCCAAGGCACCGAAGAAGGATCTCGATAATGCGCGAATCCTTGGCGAGTTTATTGCGCGACGCGGCTGGGTGGTGCTGACGGGCGGGAAAGACGTGGGCGTCATGGAAGCTGCCTGTGAAGGCGCCAAACGGGTTGGGGGCAGCCTGACCATCGGTATCTTACCGACGGCGAAGGACAAGGTGTCTCGGCATGTCGACGTGTCCATCATCACCGAAATGGGCAGTGGTCGGAACAACATCAACGTGTTGACTAGCCATGTCGTGGTGGTATGCGGATTGAGCGGGTCCGGGACCGTCTCCGAAGTGGCCCTGGCGGTCAAGGCCGGGAAACCCGTCATTCTCGTCGCGGCATCGGATGCGGATGTGACATTTTTCCGCAAACTCGACAAGCGACTGGTCAATGCAGCAGCTACGCCGGAAGAAGCGATCGAGCTCATCATGAAGCTGATGGACAAACGGCAACGACGGGCACACCGTACGGCACAGGACACCTATGGGTATCTGCCGGTGTAA
- a CDS encoding 3'(2'),5'-bisphosphate nucleotidase CysQ, which translates to MKWPRELEQLEAAMRAAGSEALRLATEGFETIRKPDQSPVTSADLAVNRILHAQLLSAFPHDGWLSEESPDDASRLQKDRIWVVDPIDGTKAFINRVPEFCISVALIEQGLPIVAAIYNPSTNELFSAIRGEGLRLNHESIDSRPTNAGHLPVIALGPWERQTGRFAAFDSSTQHRPMLSIAWALALMACGRIDAVATFEPENEWDVAAGVLLINEAGGTITDGSGQTLTFNQPTPRYRGIIATSPCCPASLSRALASLAPTSG; encoded by the coding sequence ATGAAATGGCCTCGAGAGCTTGAACAACTTGAAGCAGCGATGCGAGCGGCCGGCTCAGAGGCCTTGCGGTTGGCGACTGAGGGATTCGAGACGATCAGAAAACCAGACCAGTCTCCGGTCACATCGGCGGACCTCGCGGTCAACCGGATTCTTCACGCACAGCTGCTCTCAGCGTTTCCCCACGACGGATGGCTATCGGAAGAATCCCCGGATGATGCCAGTCGACTGCAGAAAGATCGGATCTGGGTAGTCGATCCCATTGATGGGACCAAAGCCTTCATCAACAGAGTTCCGGAATTTTGCATTTCCGTCGCCCTCATCGAGCAGGGTCTTCCCATCGTGGCCGCCATCTATAACCCTTCGACCAACGAACTCTTCAGTGCAATCCGAGGCGAAGGACTTCGACTGAACCACGAGTCAATCGATTCACGGCCTACCAACGCCGGACACCTCCCGGTGATTGCGCTGGGTCCATGGGAGCGTCAAACTGGTCGTTTTGCGGCTTTCGATTCATCCACTCAACATCGTCCGATGCTTTCCATCGCCTGGGCCCTCGCGCTGATGGCATGCGGCCGCATCGATGCGGTGGCCACATTTGAACCCGAAAATGAGTGGGATGTCGCGGCTGGAGTCCTATTGATCAATGAAGCTGGCGGAACAATTACTGATGGAAGCGGGCAGACTCTGACGTTCAACCAACCAACCCCGCGGTACCGTGGAATCATCGCCACGAGCCCTTGCTGTCCCGCGTCTCTCAGTCGAGCATTGGCGAGCCTTGCTCCCACATCTGGCTAG
- a CDS encoding DUF3800 domain-containing protein — MSKVEEQKIAKKESKEERIEREKQALLARIASSSLSSMHHRVAWLMNHHPDTRNSDIALQIRYWRTFEKGILNGDYVKLDDLYRLPRLHSLVRARARIQNSYRLFQADPAVREIRGTLEEDEREKAIETPDHPVYAVFLDESGKDSPNLIVGSLWFLSGGEDALKLQLASSELKQKRKFAHEFHFSKVSKEDLPIYKELVDIFITQGVTISFKFISVERAGIKNSKVALDDLFYLLITRGIDHEILTSRAPLPRILDVWKDLEEVGADKLLTANLEMKLKQAAASIYGGKLFVQRCVALDSKSNIFLQMADLIAGSANRVLSRGSSTSNHKDELADYVLTRLGVAMSPNADGSIGDLAVHIRL; from the coding sequence ATGTCAAAAGTTGAAGAACAGAAGATTGCCAAGAAGGAGAGTAAAGAAGAGCGAATAGAACGAGAGAAGCAAGCTCTTCTGGCTCGTATCGCTTCTTCCTCACTATCTAGCATGCATCACCGAGTTGCATGGTTGATGAATCATCACCCGGACACTAGAAACTCGGATATCGCACTACAGATTCGATATTGGCGAACATTTGAAAAAGGTATTCTTAATGGCGATTATGTGAAGTTGGACGATCTGTATAGACTCCCACGGCTTCATTCCCTAGTGAGGGCACGCGCAAGGATTCAGAACTCGTACCGATTGTTTCAAGCGGATCCGGCTGTGCGGGAAATACGTGGCACGCTTGAGGAGGATGAGAGAGAAAAGGCTATTGAAACTCCTGACCATCCCGTTTATGCGGTGTTCCTAGATGAAAGTGGGAAAGATTCGCCCAATCTAATTGTGGGCAGTCTATGGTTTCTATCGGGCGGTGAGGATGCCCTCAAGCTACAGCTCGCTTCCAGCGAGTTAAAACAAAAAAGGAAGTTTGCACACGAATTTCACTTTTCTAAAGTTAGTAAGGAAGACCTGCCTATTTATAAAGAACTAGTCGATATTTTTATTACACAAGGCGTAACGATAAGTTTTAAATTCATCTCGGTCGAAAGGGCAGGGATTAAGAATTCCAAAGTTGCCCTTGATGATCTGTTCTATCTTCTCATTACAAGAGGTATTGATCACGAGATTTTGACAAGCAGGGCTCCGCTTCCACGCATTCTTGATGTATGGAAGGACCTTGAAGAAGTCGGCGCCGATAAATTGCTCACTGCAAATCTAGAAATGAAACTTAAGCAAGCAGCAGCAAGCATATATGGCGGAAAACTGTTTGTGCAAAGATGCGTTGCCCTAGACTCAAAAAGTAATATTTTTCTTCAGATGGCAGATCTTATCGCAGGTAGTGCGAACCGTGTTCTAAGCCGTGGATCGAGTACCTCTAACCATAAAGATGAGTTGGCAGATTATGTTTTAACACGCTTAGGGGTTGCTATGAGTCCCAATGCCGATGGATCCATCGGAGATCTCGCAGTCCACATAAGGCTATGA
- a CDS encoding queuosine precursor transporter codes for MTAHAEPPKPELVANRRHYRYYDLVMAGFVTVLLCSNLIGPGKTCILFGLTFGAGNLFFPISYIFGDVLTEVYGYARTRKVIWAGFISMIFATIMGLFVIHMPGDPDEPFNAVIQPALEVVFGNTGRIVIASMIAYWCGDFINSYVMAKMKVWTDGRHLWTRTIGSTAVGQLVDSALFYPIAFLGTWQAGTMMKVIAFNWAFKVSVEIVFTPVTYAIVGWLKRQENEDWYDRQTNFTPFSLKD; via the coding sequence ATGACCGCGCACGCTGAACCACCCAAGCCAGAACTCGTCGCTAATAGACGCCACTACCGCTACTACGATCTCGTTATGGCGGGCTTCGTGACGGTACTGCTCTGCTCGAACCTGATTGGGCCCGGCAAGACCTGCATTCTCTTCGGCCTCACGTTCGGCGCCGGGAACCTCTTCTTCCCGATCTCCTACATCTTCGGTGACGTGTTGACCGAGGTCTATGGCTACGCGCGCACGCGCAAAGTCATCTGGGCGGGCTTCATCTCAATGATCTTCGCAACAATCATGGGGCTCTTCGTGATCCACATGCCGGGGGACCCGGATGAACCCTTCAATGCCGTCATCCAACCCGCCCTGGAAGTCGTCTTCGGGAACACAGGACGGATCGTCATTGCCTCGATGATCGCTTACTGGTGCGGCGACTTCATAAACAGCTATGTCATGGCGAAGATGAAAGTCTGGACCGATGGGCGTCATCTCTGGACCCGCACGATCGGCTCAACCGCAGTCGGCCAACTGGTCGACAGCGCCCTCTTCTATCCGATCGCCTTTCTTGGGACCTGGCAGGCTGGGACGATGATGAAGGTTATCGCTTTCAACTGGGCGTTCAAGGTCTCCGTTGAGATCGTCTTCACGCCGGTGACCTACGCGATCGTAGGCTGGCTCAAGCGCCAGGAGAACGAGGACTGGTACGACAGGCAGACGAACTTCACGCCGTTCTCGTTGAAGGACTGA
- a CDS encoding pyridoxal phosphate-dependent aminotransferase, translating into MRTVSRRMTDLAQSEIRAMTQACAEAKGLNMAQGVCDTPVPPVVLEGAERAIHDGYNVYTRFDGLPYLRQAIAEKLERYNRMKADPETDITVSAGATGAFHSACAALLNPGDEVILFEPYYQYHISALVAVEAVPVTVSMQPPIWSYSMTQLEEAVTAKTKAIIVNSPGNPSGRVYSQSELEALAEFACRHDLFVLTDEIYEYFLYDGRRHVSMASLPEMAERTITIGGYSKTFSVTGWRIGYSVASRQWAQAIGAMNDLLYVCAPAPLQMGVARGIRELPDSFYEGLRQEYQGKREKFCRALSQAGITPSIPQGAYYVLADVSHLPGLTGKARAMSLLGKTRVAGVPGEAFFTSKVGADFIRFSYAKTDQDLEEACRRLTQDGM; encoded by the coding sequence ATGCGTACAGTCAGTCGACGGATGACGGATTTGGCTCAGTCAGAAATTCGAGCCATGACTCAGGCCTGCGCTGAAGCTAAGGGCCTCAATATGGCTCAGGGCGTCTGTGATACGCCGGTTCCACCGGTCGTGCTCGAAGGAGCTGAGCGGGCGATTCATGATGGCTATAACGTCTATACGCGCTTCGACGGGTTGCCGTACCTCCGGCAGGCCATCGCCGAGAAGCTAGAGCGGTATAACCGGATGAAGGCTGACCCGGAAACCGACATTACCGTCAGCGCCGGTGCGACGGGAGCCTTCCATTCCGCCTGTGCTGCCCTGCTGAATCCCGGCGATGAGGTCATTCTGTTTGAGCCCTACTACCAATACCACATCAGTGCCCTTGTGGCGGTCGAAGCGGTTCCGGTCACGGTTTCCATGCAGCCTCCGATTTGGTCCTATTCGATGACCCAGTTAGAGGAAGCCGTGACAGCTAAAACGAAGGCTATCATCGTCAATTCACCGGGCAACCCATCCGGGAGGGTCTATAGCCAATCTGAACTCGAGGCATTGGCGGAATTTGCCTGCCGGCATGACCTCTTCGTCTTGACGGATGAAATCTATGAATACTTCCTCTATGACGGACGACGCCATGTCAGCATGGCCTCATTGCCGGAGATGGCGGAGCGAACCATCACGATTGGCGGATACTCCAAGACGTTCAGTGTGACGGGCTGGCGGATCGGGTACAGCGTCGCCTCACGACAGTGGGCACAAGCCATCGGCGCCATGAACGATTTGCTCTACGTCTGTGCGCCAGCGCCGTTGCAGATGGGTGTGGCGCGGGGGATTCGTGAATTGCCGGATAGTTTCTACGAAGGCTTGCGGCAGGAGTATCAGGGGAAGCGTGAGAAATTCTGTCGGGCGTTATCTCAAGCTGGAATCACTCCATCCATTCCCCAAGGCGCCTATTACGTCTTAGCGGATGTCTCCCATCTTCCTGGCCTGACGGGGAAGGCGCGCGCGATGTCTCTGTTAGGCAAAACCAGGGTCGCCGGCGTGCCAGGGGAAGCCTTTTTCACGAGCAAGGTCGGGGCTGATTTTATCCGATTCAGTTATGCCAAGACGGATCAGGATCTGGAGGAGGCCTGTCGGCGGCTGACGCAAGATGGAATGTAG